The Pedobacter roseus genome contains a region encoding:
- a CDS encoding NUDIX domain-containing protein, whose product MKESAGILLFRRKNQQLEFFLAHPGGPFFAKKDLGFWTIPKGELNENEAPLTAAIREFAEETGEKLSGDFIELTPIVQKGGKKVSCWAIAGDLSPEVFVSNTFEIEWPPRSGQKQSFAELDKADWFKYDEAVEHINERQISFLDELIEKLGG is encoded by the coding sequence ATGAAAGAAAGCGCCGGAATATTGCTCTTCAGAAGAAAAAATCAGCAGCTCGAATTTTTTCTTGCCCATCCGGGAGGTCCATTTTTCGCTAAAAAAGATCTTGGCTTTTGGACTATACCCAAAGGTGAACTAAATGAAAATGAAGCGCCTTTAACGGCTGCCATTCGCGAATTTGCAGAAGAAACAGGTGAAAAATTATCTGGTGATTTTATCGAATTAACCCCAATTGTTCAAAAAGGGGGTAAAAAAGTTTCATGCTGGGCAATAGCAGGCGATTTGTCTCCTGAAGTTTTTGTGAGTAATACTTTTGAAATAGAATGGCCGCCCCGTTCAGGTCAAAAGCAAAGTTTTGCCGAACTGGATAAAGCCGACTGGTTTAAGTACGATGAGGCAGTTGAACACATTAACGAAAGACAAATTTCCTTTCTCGATGAGCTGATCGAGAAACTAGGTGGTTAA
- a CDS encoding DUF2911 domain-containing protein, with protein sequence MKTMIKSIALLFTAITVSVSAMAQDAQPKPSPAATATGKVKGATITINYSSPAVKGRKIWGGLEAFDKVWRAGANEATTFETDKDIVVEGKPLAAGKYSFFLIPKESGTWTAIFNKEPKQWGAYKYEEAKDALRVEVKTKALKATQERLVYKITKSGFSLDWDKISVPVTIK encoded by the coding sequence ATGAAAACGATGATTAAATCAATCGCGTTGCTATTTACAGCAATTACCGTTTCTGTAAGTGCAATGGCTCAAGATGCTCAGCCAAAGCCAAGTCCCGCGGCTACAGCAACCGGAAAAGTTAAAGGCGCAACCATCACCATCAACTACAGCAGCCCGGCCGTAAAAGGACGTAAAATCTGGGGCGGCCTTGAAGCCTTCGATAAAGTATGGCGTGCTGGAGCAAACGAGGCTACAACTTTCGAAACCGATAAAGATATCGTGGTTGAAGGCAAACCTTTGGCAGCTGGAAAATACAGTTTCTTCTTAATTCCTAAAGAAAGCGGAACCTGGACCGCCATTTTTAACAAAGAACCTAAACAATGGGGTGCTTACAAATACGAAGAAGCAAAAGATGCTTTACGTGTAGAAGTTAAAACCAAAGCCTTAAAAGCAACTCAGGAACGTTTGGTGTACAAAATTACCAAAAGTGGTTTCTCTTTAGATTGGGATAAGATCTCAGTTCCGGTTACCATTAAATAA
- a CDS encoding response regulator has product MVILEDFDLRVKITEILTIGKYNVKSTDSGKEAIDIIRKTPVDVIISGINVKEIDGFGVLRVVNKFMETASISFIMLLNDKDYDLARRVMELGADGHLMNPFDDGELLNQVEVKLRKKRLQHELFLKQHVQLRSIQNSRDDMSWLRSRFEGSLPRHFKKNQVLYYRGERRALGLHYILSGKIKTYVADTAGNVLITGIYGPHEYFGLQGTLLGAENKEIAEAIDSAEILTISFTEVQHLITDYPEIFSVFAKDLAQTLSERDEKLLDIAYYSVRKRIAKAIIGLTKLGHDAENGRFILPRNDLACLVGIATETLSRVLGDFTKEGLIEKDGNNIIVLDIRSLIMMKN; this is encoded by the coding sequence TTGGTTATACTAGAGGATTTTGATTTAAGAGTAAAAATCACCGAAATACTTACAATCGGGAAATACAATGTAAAATCGACAGATAGTGGCAAAGAGGCAATCGACATCATCAGAAAAACCCCTGTAGATGTAATTATTTCAGGAATAAATGTAAAAGAAATTGATGGATTTGGGGTACTCCGCGTGGTTAATAAATTTATGGAAACTGCAAGCATCAGCTTTATTATGTTATTAAACGATAAAGATTATGATCTTGCCCGCAGGGTTATGGAACTCGGCGCAGATGGCCACTTAATGAACCCTTTTGATGACGGCGAACTGCTTAATCAGGTGGAGGTTAAACTTAGAAAGAAAAGGTTACAGCATGAATTATTTTTAAAACAGCATGTACAGTTAAGAAGTATCCAAAATAGCAGAGATGATATGTCGTGGTTAAGATCAAGGTTTGAGGGAAGTTTGCCTAGACATTTTAAGAAAAACCAGGTACTTTATTACAGGGGAGAAAGAAGGGCGCTGGGCTTGCATTATATTTTATCGGGAAAAATTAAAACTTATGTGGCCGATACCGCGGGCAACGTGCTCATTACCGGCATTTATGGTCCTCACGAATATTTTGGATTACAGGGAACATTATTGGGTGCCGAAAACAAAGAAATTGCCGAAGCTATTGATAGTGCCGAAATATTAACCATCTCATTTACCGAAGTGCAGCATTTAATTACAGATTATCCTGAAATATTCAGCGTTTTTGCTAAGGATCTGGCTCAAACCTTGAGCGAGCGTGATGAAAAACTACTCGATATTGCTTATTACTCGGTACGCAAAAGGATAGCCAAGGCCATTATAGGACTAACCAAACTTGGCCATGACGCGGAGAACGGCAGATTTATATTACCAAGAAACGACCTGGCCTGCCTGGTAGGCATTGCAACCGAAACATTGAGCCGCGTATTAGGCGATTTTACCAAAGAAGGCCTTATTGAAAAAGATGGCAACAACATTATTGTACTGGATATCAGGTCTTTAATCATGATGAAAAATTAA
- a CDS encoding Crp/Fnr family transcriptional regulator: MPASNLKRGMEEYRIINTKTNEIGYSTQLNNMELGYTKYFLRVFLSLLDRKKDRAAIRFLYRHTAFRNIYEGETLFDPNSPAANGKLMYVAEGLVNGYITDESEKPSNIWLGRSGSTYICDDFSYTDHSFNIQAIEHSTLFIIDKCEFEEGCAWYPALDSLFHFYFLRNAINDVNNRNILFRLQNIESRTSLFRRIYPDLYERIPADLLISYLDPDAVMDPEPDLQLDDANEKSIMNFPWSKKLIKTYLD, from the coding sequence ATGCCAGCCTCGAACCTGAAGCGTGGGATGGAAGAATACCGTATTATCAACACCAAAACAAATGAAATAGGTTACTCAACTCAATTAAACAACATGGAATTAGGCTACACTAAATATTTTTTAAGGGTATTTCTTTCATTGCTAGATAGGAAGAAAGATAGAGCCGCTATCCGCTTTTTATATCGGCATACGGCATTTCGGAACATTTACGAGGGAGAAACACTTTTCGACCCCAACAGCCCTGCTGCAAACGGCAAACTTATGTATGTGGCTGAAGGATTGGTAAACGGCTATATTACTGATGAAAGTGAAAAACCATCCAATATATGGCTGGGCAGATCAGGCAGCACCTATATATGTGATGATTTTAGTTATACCGATCATAGCTTTAACATCCAGGCAATAGAGCATTCTACCTTATTTATTATAGACAAATGCGAATTTGAGGAAGGCTGTGCATGGTATCCTGCACTTGATTCGTTATTTCATTTTTATTTTCTCCGTAATGCAATCAATGATGTAAACAACAGGAACATCTTATTTAGGTTACAGAATATAGAAAGCAGAACCAGCTTATTCAGGCGCATTTATCCAGACTTATATGAGAGGATACCTGCCGATCTGCTCATTTCTTATCTTGATCCGGATGCAGTCATGGATCCGGAACCAGACCTGCAGCTGGACGATGCAAACGAGAAAAGTATAATGAATTTCCCATGGTCTAAAAAACTCATCAAAACCTACCTCGATTAA
- a CDS encoding FadR/GntR family transcriptional regulator translates to MKQQTKLFEQISLKIRNDIKEGKFKVGEKIPSEPALMELYGVGRSTIREAIKSLTLSGILTVQQGFGTKVNAATAEPIEQRLRSSNFEEINQVRALLEQEIVRLATQNRSNSDLKAIGEALEKRKLAIENHSRTACANADIEFHLAIAQASGNRVLSDLYESFTVIIRDFFAKRAPSGIAHFAMSHYLHQALFDAINNRNADAAREIITTILNNNH, encoded by the coding sequence ATGAAGCAGCAAACCAAGCTTTTTGAGCAGATATCTCTCAAAATCAGGAACGACATTAAAGAAGGCAAATTTAAAGTCGGAGAAAAAATCCCTTCGGAGCCAGCTTTAATGGAATTATACGGCGTTGGCCGCTCAACCATTAGAGAGGCTATTAAATCCTTAACCTTATCCGGAATTCTTACGGTTCAGCAAGGTTTTGGAACTAAAGTTAATGCTGCCACTGCCGAACCTATCGAACAACGCCTGCGCAGTTCGAATTTCGAAGAAATCAATCAGGTTAGGGCTTTGCTGGAGCAGGAAATTGTGCGTTTAGCCACACAAAACAGAAGCAATTCTGATTTAAAAGCCATAGGCGAAGCGCTTGAAAAACGGAAACTGGCCATCGAAAACCATTCGAGGACAGCATGTGCAAATGCCGATATCGAATTTCACCTGGCCATAGCCCAGGCATCCGGAAACCGTGTATTGAGTGATCTTTATGAAAGTTTCACCGTAATCATCCGTGATTTTTTTGCTAAACGCGCACCTTCTGGTATTGCTCATTTTGCAATGAGCCATTATTTACACCAGGCATTATTTGATGCCATAAATAACAGGAATGCTGATGCCGCCCGCGAAATCATCACGACCATATTAAACAACAATCATTAA
- a CDS encoding DUF1634 domain-containing protein, which yields MKNIISTHLLQDRDVEKIVGKLLRFGVITASLVVLLGGILFLAQNGMQVRPDYHIFKGEENEFITFDGIFMGLFTFKPMAIIQFGVLLLIITPIMRIVFSLFAFILERDKLYVVITLIVLAIILGSTFGGLKV from the coding sequence ATGAAAAATATCATTTCAACACATCTTTTACAAGACCGTGATGTAGAAAAAATTGTAGGCAAACTATTAAGGTTTGGTGTAATCACTGCAAGCCTGGTTGTTCTATTGGGTGGAATTCTTTTTTTGGCGCAAAACGGCATGCAAGTCCGACCTGACTACCATATCTTTAAAGGCGAAGAAAATGAGTTTATTACTTTCGACGGCATTTTTATGGGGCTTTTTACTTTCAAGCCTATGGCCATTATCCAGTTCGGCGTATTGCTTTTAATCATAACTCCAATCATGCGCATTGTATTCTCATTATTTGCTTTTATACTCGAAAGGGATAAACTATATGTAGTAATCACCTTAATTGTACTGGCCATAATTTTAGGCAGCACTTTTGGTGGACTAAAAGTATAG
- a CDS encoding BlaI/MecI/CopY family transcriptional regulator codes for MKIIHPENNLPEPTKAELEILQVLWEFGPSTVRFVNDKLNEQREVNYTSTLKQMQILAEKGILKRDESQMKHIYIPVEAEEKTKVQLLDRFVNTLYKGSASQLMMQLLGNEKTSKKEIEEIKRLLDSMD; via the coding sequence ATGAAAATTATACACCCCGAGAATAATCTGCCTGAACCTACCAAAGCTGAACTGGAAATTCTCCAGGTGTTGTGGGAATTTGGGCCGTCGACTGTTCGGTTTGTAAATGATAAGCTGAATGAACAAAGAGAGGTGAATTACACTTCAACTTTAAAACAGATGCAGATCTTAGCTGAAAAAGGAATTTTAAAACGTGATGAGAGCCAAATGAAACACATTTATATTCCGGTAGAAGCAGAAGAAAAAACCAAAGTTCAGTTGTTAGACCGTTTCGTAAACACCTTATACAAAGGTTCAGCGTCGCAGTTGATGATGCAGCTTTTGGGGAATGAGAAAACATCAAAAAAGGAAATCGAAGAGATTAAGCGGCTATTGGATAGCATGGACTAA
- a CDS encoding sulfite exporter TauE/SafE family protein, giving the protein MSILTFTLILILGAYLAGLVGSLTGLGGGVVVIPLLTLVFHVDIRYAIGAALLASIANSSGAASAYIKEGITNIRLGMFLEIATTVGAVAGALIAIYTPTNTIAILFGAVLLFSAAMTLRKKNQEALTEGSRLSAVLKLNGSYPTQTGTVEYKLKNVGAGFSIMTVAGVMSGLLGIGSGALKVLAMDTAMKIPFKVSTTTSNFMIGVTAAASAVVYLQRGYMDPGIAFPVVLGVLGGAFTGAKLLTKINPSTLRIIFCIAITFVALEMIYNGYHHKF; this is encoded by the coding sequence ATGTCAATTTTAACTTTTACCCTGATCTTAATACTCGGGGCATACCTTGCAGGCCTTGTGGGCTCCTTAACCGGACTCGGAGGCGGGGTAGTTGTAATTCCTTTGCTTACGCTCGTTTTTCATGTCGATATTCGTTACGCCATCGGTGCTGCCCTGCTGGCTTCTATTGCCAATTCATCAGGCGCGGCAAGCGCTTATATTAAAGAAGGGATTACCAACATCAGGCTAGGGATGTTTTTAGAAATTGCCACTACCGTTGGGGCTGTAGCAGGTGCTTTAATTGCAATATATACACCAACCAATACCATTGCTATTCTTTTTGGTGCCGTATTGCTATTTTCTGCTGCAATGACGTTAAGAAAAAAGAACCAGGAGGCCCTAACCGAAGGCAGCAGGTTATCTGCAGTACTGAAACTTAATGGCAGTTACCCAACCCAAACAGGAACGGTTGAGTATAAACTCAAAAATGTTGGCGCAGGTTTTTCGATTATGACCGTAGCAGGCGTAATGTCGGGTTTGTTGGGTATAGGCTCTGGCGCATTAAAGGTGCTGGCGATGGATACGGCGATGAAAATACCTTTTAAAGTAAGCACTACCACCAGTAATTTTATGATCGGGGTAACCGCAGCCGCCAGTGCCGTGGTATACCTGCAACGCGGTTATATGGATCCGGGCATTGCTTTCCCTGTGGTGCTTGGCGTATTGGGTGGAGCGTTTACAGGAGCCAAATTATTAACCAAAATTAACCCTTCTACCTTAAGGATTATTTTCTGTATTGCCATCACCTTCGTTGCGCTGGAAATGATTTATAATGGATATCACCACAAATTTTAA
- a CDS encoding DNA alkylation repair protein — MASPLKDLYSTAFYDRLSNALVVSIPKFDKGKFIKAVFIPEFESKELKERMKHTSRVMHGFLPENYPQSIELIKKTITQLRIQGIGEDGLAYMFLPDYIETYGINDFENSVEALEFVTQFVSCEFAVRPFILKYENQMILKMLQWSLHESHKVRRLASEGSRPRLPWAMGIPFLKKDPSSILPILENLKTDPSEYVRRSVANSLNDIAKDHPQVVLNMAKNWSGLGSYTDAIIKHGSRTLLKQGHAAILKHYGLDDKGILLTDFKILTPEVKIGESLEFSFSIANENATEQKVRLEYAIYYKKQNGQNTKKVYKISERIYPPDAAVNIIRKQKFVLITTRKFHLGDHQLSIIINGAEKEISHFELTT; from the coding sequence ATGGCCAGCCCACTGAAAGATTTATACTCTACTGCTTTTTACGATCGGTTAAGCAATGCCTTAGTGGTTAGCATTCCAAAGTTCGATAAAGGAAAATTTATTAAAGCGGTTTTTATCCCTGAATTTGAATCAAAAGAACTTAAAGAGCGGATGAAACATACCTCCAGGGTTATGCATGGGTTTTTACCGGAAAATTATCCACAAAGTATTGAGCTAATCAAAAAAACAATCACACAATTAAGAATACAGGGAATCGGGGAAGATGGACTGGCTTATATGTTCCTGCCAGATTATATCGAAACTTATGGGATTAATGATTTTGAAAACTCAGTTGAGGCACTTGAGTTTGTTACCCAGTTTGTAAGCTGCGAATTTGCGGTGCGTCCTTTTATTTTAAAGTATGAAAATCAGATGATCCTAAAGATGCTGCAATGGTCATTGCACGAGAGCCATAAAGTGAGAAGATTGGCCAGTGAGGGCAGCAGACCTCGTTTGCCCTGGGCAATGGGTATCCCTTTTCTTAAAAAAGATCCAAGTTCTATTTTACCGATACTGGAGAACCTTAAAACAGACCCCTCCGAATATGTGAGGCGCAGTGTGGCCAACAGTTTAAACGACATTGCAAAAGATCATCCACAGGTGGTGTTAAATATGGCCAAAAACTGGTCAGGTTTAGGTAGTTATACCGATGCGATTATTAAACACGGCAGCAGGACCTTGCTTAAGCAGGGACATGCCGCTATTCTTAAACATTACGGACTGGATGATAAAGGGATTTTGTTAACAGACTTTAAAATCCTTACGCCAGAGGTTAAAATTGGCGAAAGCCTCGAATTTTCATTTTCTATCGCTAATGAAAACGCTACCGAACAAAAAGTACGGTTGGAATATGCCATTTATTATAAAAAGCAAAATGGCCAGAATACGAAAAAGGTATATAAAATTTCAGAAAGAATTTATCCTCCGGATGCAGCAGTTAACATCATCCGCAAACAAAAATTTGTATTAATTACCACCAGAAAATTCCATTTGGGCGATCACCAGCTATCGATAATCATTAATGGTGCTGAAAAGGAAATTTCTCATTTCGAGTTAACCACCTAG
- a CDS encoding glycoside hydrolase domain-containing protein has protein sequence MKFSIKLLALLPLFSLNVLAQQKTQNFSIKTAKPVDQVNVFLGSSADHGQMSPAASAPFSMLSIGPQTYPKTHTGYEYLAKKFEGFTHNRFEGVGCQGSGGNIFIKPFLGTDPAQSELLKASEKASPGYYEVSFENKIKASFTVLGKAGKHAYQFPKCAKGFYLDLAYAFNGAFVGESHEVNGNAVSGWITSKTTCGAGKYKLFYYLEIADHVSWKVVDEHKLIATLKGDLISTGINIALSSVSVEAAKASINKNPFNMVKEQSKADWNTNLSKIAVNGDPESAKLFYSLLYRTMQSPYVISETDGQYRNTKGELQKDKEIRYNGWAIWDNYRTQLPLLSLIEQDRYAGMITSIADLYNSGKKDYAGQNEPSNTVRSEHAIVVLLDAYRKGYPVDFNKITDSLVKEVDGLDYKSPDKALESSYDNSALSEIFKILNNREKSDFYLNKALEYKKYWNKDFKDMTKNDVDRMQARGLYQGTIWQYRWFVPYDVKGLIELDGGEESYLAKLDEFFARDLYNHANEPDLQVPLMYNVTRSGYKSQYWMHQLAADTVIQNYFNDNSRGIGSYIGKIYRNQPHAYLRTMDDDAGAMSAWYVFAASGFSPACVGWPVYYLNVPLFPSLSYNLPKGKTFTIETENFSLKNKYIKAVFLNGKPFKRNYITQEEINAGGVLKIVASAVPVKISDTENWISSLEK, from the coding sequence ATGAAGTTTTCCATTAAATTATTGGCACTATTGCCGCTTTTTTCGTTAAACGTTTTAGCACAACAAAAAACACAGAATTTTTCAATTAAAACCGCTAAACCTGTTGATCAGGTGAATGTTTTTTTAGGCTCTTCTGCAGATCATGGACAGATGTCGCCAGCAGCCTCTGCACCCTTTAGTATGCTCAGCATCGGTCCGCAGACCTACCCTAAAACACATACTGGTTACGAGTACCTCGCCAAGAAATTCGAAGGTTTTACACACAACCGGTTTGAAGGCGTGGGTTGTCAGGGATCGGGAGGAAATATATTCATCAAACCTTTTTTAGGTACCGATCCTGCGCAGTCAGAACTGCTCAAAGCTTCAGAAAAAGCAAGTCCTGGATATTATGAAGTAAGTTTCGAAAACAAAATTAAAGCAAGTTTTACTGTTTTGGGCAAAGCAGGAAAACATGCTTATCAGTTTCCAAAATGTGCAAAAGGTTTTTACCTCGATTTAGCTTATGCTTTTAATGGTGCTTTTGTAGGAGAATCGCACGAAGTAAACGGAAATGCCGTAAGTGGCTGGATTACCTCAAAAACAACCTGTGGTGCAGGTAAATATAAATTATTCTATTACCTTGAAATCGCTGATCATGTATCGTGGAAAGTAGTTGATGAGCATAAATTGATTGCAACCCTAAAAGGAGATTTAATTTCAACAGGGATCAATATCGCACTTTCTTCGGTAAGTGTAGAGGCCGCAAAAGCTTCGATCAATAAAAATCCTTTCAATATGGTAAAAGAGCAGAGCAAGGCCGATTGGAACACAAATCTTTCTAAAATTGCAGTGAATGGCGATCCCGAAAGTGCAAAACTATTTTACTCATTATTGTATCGCACGATGCAGTCGCCTTATGTAATTTCTGAAACAGATGGACAGTACCGCAATACTAAAGGTGAGCTTCAAAAAGATAAAGAAATCCGCTACAATGGCTGGGCGATATGGGATAATTACCGTACACAATTGCCCTTGCTTTCGCTCATTGAGCAAGATCGTTATGCCGGAATGATCACTTCCATCGCCGATCTGTATAACTCAGGCAAAAAAGACTATGCTGGTCAAAACGAACCCTCAAACACGGTGCGTTCTGAACATGCCATTGTGGTGTTATTGGATGCCTACAGAAAGGGCTATCCGGTCGATTTTAACAAAATTACCGACTCCTTAGTCAAAGAAGTAGATGGCCTCGATTACAAGTCGCCGGATAAAGCTTTGGAATCAAGTTACGATAATTCGGCGCTGTCAGAAATTTTCAAGATTTTAAATAACAGGGAGAAATCAGATTTTTACCTGAACAAAGCCCTTGAATATAAAAAATACTGGAATAAAGATTTTAAAGACATGACCAAAAATGATGTAGACCGCATGCAGGCCCGTGGTTTATACCAGGGAACCATCTGGCAGTACCGGTGGTTTGTTCCTTACGATGTAAAAGGATTGATTGAACTGGATGGTGGAGAAGAATCTTATCTAGCAAAATTGGATGAGTTTTTTGCCCGCGATTTATATAACCATGCCAATGAACCCGATTTACAGGTACCATTGATGTACAACGTAACCAGGTCGGGTTATAAATCTCAATATTGGATGCACCAATTGGCTGCCGATACAGTGATTCAAAACTATTTTAACGATAACAGCCGTGGCATTGGAAGTTACATTGGCAAAATTTACAGGAACCAACCGCATGCTTATCTGCGTACCATGGATGATGATGCGGGAGCGATGAGTGCCTGGTATGTATTTGCCGCCAGTGGATTTTCGCCTGCCTGTGTAGGCTGGCCAGTGTATTACCTTAATGTGCCGTTATTCCCATCTTTAAGTTATAATTTACCTAAAGGAAAAACTTTTACCATTGAAACGGAAAATTTTAGCCTTAAAAACAAATACATCAAGGCTGTTTTTCTTAACGGAAAGCCCTTTAAACGAAATTACATCACCCAGGAAGAAATCAATGCCGGAGGTGTGTTAAAGATTGTCGCTTCGGCGGTTCCGGTCAAAATTTCTGATACAGAGAACTGGATTTCAAGCCTTGAAAAATAA
- a CDS encoding alpha/beta hydrolase: MAIIKKIRSIFKRIIEFLSPTNKLPGIAQKLIATFVVLFLSAVHILYLFGHVPPLYLIAYLLFYIACGLVLSILFVWLLKLARCIPSAYQVAIIFSYLAAFYFFHLPANYGWLLILSVIILPVLVITGFYQWKKGALFPLKSPKRILWFSILLISSVALVSGLIILLGQGSKPQAVVNYKLQGNLPAVLNLPDPSVKGPYKPRFLTYGSGKDKWRREFGDQVNIKTKSINGSRLLTSWTGVSGKLRTLYFGYDQKSLPMNALVWYPREKKEKLPLVMIIHGNHLGQQASDPGYAFLGELLASRGYMVVSVDENFLNLSLTDLDVFGGGLKNENAARAWLLLKHLELLRNWNNTPGNAFYKRLDMDKIAIIGHSRGGEAVAHAAEFNKLSHYPDDAREKFNFNFNIGAVVAIAPVDGQYKPGGTLTVANDVNFFVIQGHSIWICRLMEVWLR, translated from the coding sequence ATGGCTATAATCAAGAAGATCAGATCCATCTTTAAACGCATTATCGAATTTCTTTCCCCAACAAATAAATTACCGGGCATTGCTCAGAAACTGATCGCCACTTTTGTTGTGTTGTTCTTATCAGCGGTGCACATTTTGTATCTTTTTGGGCATGTACCTCCTTTATACCTTATCGCTTATCTGTTGTTTTATATTGCCTGCGGACTTGTATTATCAATTTTGTTTGTTTGGCTGTTAAAGCTGGCCCGATGTATTCCTTCGGCTTACCAGGTGGCCATTATCTTTAGTTATCTGGCAGCTTTTTATTTTTTTCATCTACCAGCCAACTATGGGTGGTTATTGATCCTATCGGTCATTATATTACCTGTGCTGGTGATAACAGGATTTTACCAATGGAAAAAGGGTGCTTTATTTCCTTTGAAGAGCCCAAAACGGATACTTTGGTTCTCAATATTGCTGATTTCTTCCGTTGCTTTAGTTTCGGGGCTTATTATTTTACTGGGACAGGGGAGTAAGCCACAAGCTGTTGTAAATTATAAGTTGCAAGGCAATTTGCCAGCAGTGCTAAATTTACCCGATCCATCAGTAAAAGGACCGTACAAGCCCCGTTTTTTGACTTATGGCAGCGGAAAAGATAAATGGCGAAGAGAATTTGGAGACCAGGTGAATATTAAAACCAAAAGCATAAATGGTTCGCGGTTGCTTACCTCATGGACCGGGGTTTCTGGAAAACTGAGAACTTTATATTTTGGTTACGATCAAAAGTCGTTACCCATGAATGCGCTGGTATGGTACCCGCGTGAGAAAAAGGAAAAACTGCCACTGGTCATGATTATTCATGGAAACCACCTGGGGCAGCAGGCTTCCGATCCGGGTTATGCTTTTTTAGGAGAGTTACTGGCCAGTCGTGGTTACATGGTGGTATCTGTAGATGAAAATTTCTTAAACCTTTCGTTAACCGATCTGGATGTATTTGGTGGTGGATTAAAAAATGAAAATGCGGCGCGGGCCTGGCTGCTTTTAAAACATCTTGAACTTTTACGCAACTGGAACAACACGCCGGGCAATGCTTTTTATAAGCGACTGGATATGGATAAAATTGCCATTATTGGCCATTCAAGAGGGGGAGAAGCCGTAGCCCATGCTGCGGAATTTAATAAACTGAGCCATTATCCTGATGATGCCAGAGAAAAATTCAACTTTAATTTTAATATCGGTGCAGTTGTAGCCATTGCCCCTGTTGATGGTCAATATAAACCCGGAGGGACTTTAACTGTTGCAAACGACGTTAATTTTTTTGTGATCCAGGGGCACTCGATATGGATATGCAGACTTATGGAGGTTTGGCTACGATGA
- a CDS encoding NAD(P)-dependent oxidoreductase — protein sequence MNTTKIGWIGLGNMGIPMAEQLIKAGYDVTVYNRSKDKETALKEMGALIAETPKNLIGQTNVLVLMVSDDAAIEQIFNAPDGLFSGEISGKIIINMSTVSPAISKEMATLCKEKGAQYLDAPVSGSVKQAETGQLVIMVGGDEAAFEQVKPILEKMGKMAVRLGDTGAGNVAKLAINSLLALYTQGLAETVVFANQQGIKTEDLLNLLNNGAMANIFTKIKGDAIIADNYKPAFALKHIVKDLNLAKAIGLDSPLAKTALNTFEAATAKYGEEDLIAVIKQVKG from the coding sequence ATGAACACAACAAAAATAGGTTGGATCGGCTTGGGCAACATGGGGATTCCTATGGCAGAACAATTGATAAAAGCAGGTTATGATGTAACCGTTTATAATAGGAGCAAAGACAAAGAAACTGCTTTGAAAGAAATGGGTGCATTGATTGCTGAAACGCCCAAAAACCTGATTGGACAAACAAATGTGCTGGTATTAATGGTATCTGATGATGCTGCAATTGAGCAGATTTTTAACGCACCAGATGGCCTTTTCAGCGGGGAAATTTCAGGTAAAATCATTATTAATATGAGTACCGTTTCTCCCGCTATTTCAAAAGAAATGGCTACTTTGTGTAAAGAAAAAGGGGCACAATATTTAGATGCACCGGTTTCCGGAAGTGTAAAACAAGCAGAAACAGGGCAATTGGTGATTATGGTGGGTGGCGATGAGGCCGCTTTTGAACAGGTAAAACCCATACTCGAAAAAATGGGTAAAATGGCAGTACGACTGGGCGATACAGGTGCCGGTAATGTGGCTAAACTGGCTATTAATTCATTACTGGCTCTATATACCCAAGGTTTGGCTGAAACGGTAGTATTCGCCAATCAGCAGGGAATTAAAACTGAAGACCTGCTTAATCTGCTCAATAATGGTGCTATGGCCAACATTTTCACCAAAATTAAAGGCGATGCCATTATAGCGGATAACTATAAACCTGCATTTGCCCTTAAACATATTGTAAAAGATTTAAACCTGGCCAAAGCAATTGGTCTGGATTCTCCTTTGGCCAAAACCGCATTGAACACTTTTGAGGCAGCGACGGCAAAGTATGGAGAAGAAGATCTGATTGCCGTAATTAAGCAGGTTAAAGGATAA